One stretch of Dissulfurimicrobium hydrothermale DNA includes these proteins:
- the glgB gene encoding 1,4-alpha-glucan branching protein GlgB has product MHEEQKTLLTDYDLHLLMEGTHLRAWTKLGAHPCKSNGRNGTWFAVWAPNAESVSVIGDFNNWDETKNPLACRGDSGIWEGFITGVGHGYLYKYAITSRYNGYKVQKADPYGFFFEIRPNTASVVWDISNYSWSDGEWMATRRGKNNLNSPISIYEVHLGSWMRVPEEGNRWLTYREIAPKLALYAKEMNFTHIEFLPVTEHPLDASWGYQTIGYFAATSRFGTPQDFMYLVDHLHQNDIGVILDWVPAHFPTDAHGLCFFDGTHLYEHEDPRKREHKDWGTYIFNYGRHEVANFLLANALFWLEVYHIDGLRVDAVASMLYLDYSRNEGEWVPNIYGGRENLEAIAFLRHLNETIYKEHPDTMTIAEESTAWPMVSRPTYLGGLGFGFKWNMGWMHDMLLYMSKDPIHRKYHHNNLTFSLLYAFHENFILPFSHDEVVHGKGSMIGKMPGDEWQKFANLRLLYGYMYMHPGKKLLFMGNEFGQWAEWNFETSLDWHLLQYPPHKGLRKWVMDLNWFLKTTPAIYDLDFEPAGFEWIDCNDSNQSIVSFIRRARNGDMIACVFNFTPVPRHNYVIGVPCGGHWRETINSDRETYWGSGQGNPGHITAHPIPAHGKNYSVEITIPPLGMVALSPDTD; this is encoded by the coding sequence ATGCATGAAGAACAAAAGACTCTGTTGACCGACTACGACCTCCATCTCCTCATGGAAGGGACACACCTTCGAGCCTGGACGAAGCTGGGTGCCCATCCCTGTAAATCAAACGGAAGAAACGGGACATGGTTCGCCGTATGGGCACCAAATGCCGAGAGTGTATCCGTGATAGGAGATTTCAACAACTGGGATGAGACAAAAAACCCTCTCGCCTGCCGTGGGGATTCCGGCATATGGGAAGGATTCATAACCGGGGTAGGTCACGGTTATCTTTATAAATATGCAATAACCTCGAGATACAACGGCTACAAGGTACAAAAGGCCGACCCGTATGGCTTTTTTTTTGAGATAAGGCCCAATACGGCCTCTGTCGTCTGGGATATCTCAAACTATAGTTGGAGCGACGGCGAATGGATGGCGACGAGACGGGGCAAAAACAATCTAAACAGCCCGATCAGTATCTATGAGGTGCACCTCGGATCATGGATGCGCGTGCCAGAAGAGGGCAACAGATGGCTTACCTATAGAGAGATAGCGCCAAAACTCGCTTTATATGCCAAGGAAATGAATTTTACCCATATAGAATTCTTGCCTGTGACCGAGCACCCGCTTGACGCCTCCTGGGGTTATCAGACAATCGGCTACTTTGCTGCTACCAGCCGTTTCGGCACACCGCAGGACTTCATGTACCTGGTTGACCATCTCCATCAAAACGATATCGGCGTCATTCTCGACTGGGTCCCGGCCCATTTCCCAACAGATGCCCACGGGCTTTGCTTTTTTGACGGCACCCACCTCTATGAACATGAAGACCCGAGAAAGAGGGAACACAAAGATTGGGGCACATATATATTTAACTACGGAAGACACGAGGTGGCCAATTTCCTCCTTGCCAACGCCCTTTTCTGGCTTGAGGTATACCACATAGACGGCCTGAGGGTGGATGCAGTGGCCTCAATGCTCTACCTCGACTATTCAAGGAATGAAGGTGAATGGGTGCCGAATATCTACGGCGGAAGGGAAAATCTGGAGGCCATCGCGTTTCTGCGCCATCTTAATGAGACTATCTACAAGGAACACCCGGATACCATGACCATTGCAGAGGAATCGACGGCATGGCCCATGGTCTCAAGACCTACCTATCTCGGCGGCCTGGGATTTGGTTTTAAGTGGAACATGGGTTGGATGCACGACATGCTGCTTTATATGTCAAAAGACCCGATCCACAGGAAATATCACCACAACAACCTCACATTCAGCCTGCTCTATGCCTTTCACGAAAACTTCATCCTACCCTTCTCGCACGATGAGGTCGTACATGGCAAGGGCTCAATGATCGGCAAGATGCCGGGCGACGAGTGGCAGAAATTTGCGAATCTAAGGCTCCTATATGGCTATATGTACATGCATCCAGGGAAAAAACTCCTCTTTATGGGGAACGAATTCGGACAATGGGCCGAGTGGAACTTTGAAACAAGCCTTGACTGGCATCTACTTCAGTATCCGCCTCACAAAGGGCTTAGAAAATGGGTGATGGATTTAAACTGGTTTTTAAAAACCACACCGGCGATTTATGACCTTGACTTTGAACCGGCAGGGTTTGAATGGATAGACTGCAACGACAGCAACCAAAGCATCGTCTCGTTTATCCGCAGGGCACGGAATGGCGATATGATAGCCTGCGTATTCAACTTCACGCCGGTCCCGAGACATAATTATGTCATCGGCGTACCATGTGGCGGTCATTGGAGAGAGACAATCAACAGTGACAGGGAGACTTATTGGGGAAGCGGCCAAGGGAATCCAGGCCACATTACGGCACACCCCATCCCTGCCCATGGAAAGAATTATTCCGTCGAGATAACTATACCACCCCTCGGCATGGTAGCATTGAGTCCGGATACTGACTAA
- a CDS encoding DnaJ family domain-containing protein encodes MFFIEQMAEKRIREAMERGDFDNIKGKGRPLVYEDDSFVPPDLRMAYKILKNAGFLPPELQEGKEIRTAIDLLNGLTDEEERYRQVRKLNIMITKINLARKRPVNLEVNQLYYRKVAEKVRVYKNTKGAG; translated from the coding sequence ATGTTTTTTATAGAGCAGATGGCCGAGAAGAGGATAAGGGAGGCCATGGAGCGGGGTGACTTCGACAATATAAAAGGCAAGGGCAGGCCGCTTGTCTATGAAGACGATTCATTTGTCCCGCCTGATCTCCGGATGGCCTACAAGATTTTAAAAAATGCCGGTTTCCTTCCGCCTGAACTTCAGGAAGGCAAGGAGATTAGGACGGCCATTGACCTCCTCAATGGGCTTACCGACGAGGAGGAGCGCTATAGGCAGGTAAGGAAATTAAATATCATGATAACAAAGATAAACCTTGCAAGAAAAAGACCGGTAAATCTTGAAGTGAACCAGCTCTATTACAGAAAAGTGGCTGAAAAGGTCCGTGTTTATAAAAATACGAAAGGTGCTGGTTAG
- the recN gene encoding DNA repair protein RecN, whose amino-acid sequence MLLEISLENFVLIKHLHLSFAPGLTVVTGETGAGKSLLIQALKIILGAKAAPQHIRTGEEQAVIQAVFETPKGYGVILDRYGIPEDDVIIIRRNLTINGRTKNYINGAMVNLQTLREIAAPIASLGGQHEFQGLLSTANHCVWLDRFGDLEPYVSEVSNLHQALLSAKKAFDMALKEKKATEETVSRLERELQEIASVAPVHGEDETLDQELKVLKEAANLKAIGESCYNELYIQKGSLLEGLARCKAALERMSAVDQRVKKADQEFASVIYQAEETAFFLRDYLKDLPSDISRLDEVEERIHRLRELKRRFGPELSDVLSYKTKIEKRLDETKNLDGTIEDLEKEISKKENELLASALRLSKKRKEAAMRLSRAVEAGLKELNFSRSAFLAEVTGPEHPKAEDVSPNGLDEVRFIFSPNIGEPPRPIEEIASGGELSRVTLALRAALAEKFGIETIIFDEIDAGLGGETAGCVGQKLKALADRGQVIAVTHFPQIAVLADHHVVVTKTVEEGKTLTKIKNLTASERMDEIARMLGGDQATAKRYAKELLSS is encoded by the coding sequence ATGCTACTTGAGATTAGTCTAGAGAATTTCGTACTTATAAAACATCTGCACCTTTCCTTCGCCCCAGGCCTCACAGTAGTGACTGGAGAAACCGGCGCCGGCAAGTCGCTGCTCATTCAGGCCTTAAAGATAATCTTGGGGGCAAAGGCAGCCCCGCAACATATACGCACCGGCGAAGAACAGGCCGTTATCCAGGCCGTCTTCGAGACCCCTAAGGGATATGGGGTAATTCTTGATAGATACGGGATACCAGAAGACGACGTCATAATAATCCGTAGGAACCTGACAATAAATGGACGGACAAAAAATTATATCAACGGTGCAATGGTCAACCTCCAGACCCTGAGAGAGATTGCGGCCCCGATCGCAAGCCTTGGGGGTCAACATGAATTCCAAGGACTTTTAAGCACAGCAAACCACTGCGTGTGGCTGGATCGCTTTGGGGACCTAGAGCCATATGTTTCAGAGGTTTCAAACCTGCATCAAGCGCTACTCTCTGCCAAAAAGGCCTTTGACATGGCATTGAAAGAAAAGAAGGCTACCGAAGAGACTGTATCGAGACTTGAAAGAGAGTTACAGGAGATCGCGTCGGTTGCGCCTGTACATGGAGAAGATGAGACATTGGATCAGGAATTGAAGGTATTGAAAGAGGCTGCAAATCTAAAAGCAATTGGTGAATCGTGCTATAATGAATTATATATCCAAAAGGGCTCCCTTCTTGAAGGGCTCGCTAGATGCAAGGCAGCCCTTGAGCGCATGAGCGCCGTTGACCAAAGGGTTAAAAAGGCGGACCAGGAATTTGCATCGGTTATCTATCAGGCTGAAGAGACGGCCTTTTTCCTCAGAGACTACCTCAAAGACCTGCCTTCTGACATCTCACGACTAGACGAGGTGGAGGAGCGTATACACAGACTAAGGGAACTTAAGAGGCGTTTCGGCCCTGAACTTTCGGACGTCCTCTCTTATAAAACAAAGATCGAAAAGAGGCTTGATGAGACAAAAAATCTTGACGGGACCATTGAAGACCTCGAAAAAGAAATCTCAAAAAAAGAAAACGAACTGCTGGCCTCGGCGTTGAGACTCTCAAAAAAGAGAAAAGAGGCGGCGATGAGGCTGTCTCGCGCAGTCGAGGCAGGCCTTAAGGAATTAAATTTTTCGAGATCGGCCTTTTTAGCCGAAGTAACAGGTCCTGAACATCCTAAGGCTGAAGATGTCAGCCCAAATGGCCTGGATGAGGTAAGGTTTATATTCAGTCCCAATATAGGAGAGCCACCTCGTCCGATTGAGGAGATAGCCTCCGGCGGTGAGCTTTCCCGTGTAACGCTTGCATTAAGGGCCGCCCTTGCCGAAAAATTCGGGATCGAGACGATAATATTTGACGAAATAGACGCTGGACTCGGTGGCGAGACCGCTGGCTGCGTCGGCCAGAAACTCAAGGCCCTTGCCGATCGGGGGCAGGTTATTGCGGTAACACACTTCCCGCAGATAGCTGTGCTCGCCGATCACCATGTAGTGGTAACCAAGACCGTTGAAGAAGGCAAGACATTGACCAAAATAAAAAATCTCACAGCTAGCGAACGCATGGATGAAATTGCAAGGATGCTCGGCGGGGATCAGGCCACGGCCAAAAGATATGCGAAAGAACTCCTCTCGTCTTGA
- a CDS encoding thiamine biosynthesis protein: protein MRKNSSRLETICLLLYSGGLDSIIAYKILERQGLTVKALRFISPFFGHEFKNREDEARLEALEKYGIDLEIIDVSRDYLEILRSPRYGYGRYLNPCIDCKIFMVKQAIARLDSLGATFIATGEVVGQRPFSQRRDTINLIEKEAGAKGLILRPLSALNLPPTPMEKAGLVDRSRLLGISGRSRKPQIALAEEFGITDYPQPGGGCVLTDPILSKSIKRFIEIQPSFGPDDVFLAIIGRRFLFPDGSWLILGRNDNENKRIMSLLKKGDICLCTAEGTGPLGLWRKMIRRDDDMAPNYERWYERHKTEVENIFSRYAKRGRGVLFIEISRDKALDLDRLSNNERKSFLC, encoded by the coding sequence ATGCGAAAGAACTCCTCTCGTCTTGAGACAATCTGCCTGTTGCTCTATTCAGGCGGTCTTGACAGTATCATTGCATATAAAATACTTGAGAGACAGGGCCTCACCGTCAAGGCCCTAAGGTTCATAAGTCCGTTTTTCGGGCATGAATTCAAAAACCGCGAGGATGAAGCAAGGCTGGAGGCCCTTGAAAAATATGGGATAGACCTCGAGATTATAGATGTCTCAAGGGATTATCTAGAGATATTGAGATCGCCGAGATATGGATATGGTAGATACCTCAACCCATGCATCGATTGCAAGATATTCATGGTCAAGCAGGCCATTGCAAGGCTCGACAGCCTCGGTGCAACCTTCATAGCAACAGGAGAGGTTGTCGGCCAAAGGCCATTTTCCCAACGCAGGGATACGATCAACCTCATAGAGAAAGAGGCAGGGGCCAAAGGATTGATATTAAGGCCTCTCTCGGCCCTAAATCTCCCGCCGACCCCCATGGAAAAAGCGGGCCTTGTGGATCGATCGAGGCTCTTGGGGATAAGTGGACGCAGCAGGAAGCCCCAGATCGCACTTGCCGAAGAATTCGGCATAACTGACTATCCGCAACCCGGCGGTGGCTGTGTACTTACAGACCCAATTCTATCCAAAAGCATCAAAAGATTCATAGAGATCCAGCCTTCATTCGGACCTGACGACGTATTTCTTGCCATAATAGGCAGACGATTCCTGTTTCCCGATGGATCATGGCTGATACTCGGAAGGAACGATAATGAAAATAAACGCATCATGTCCCTCTTAAAAAAGGGCGATATATGTCTCTGCACAGCCGAAGGCACAGGACCGCTTGGACTCTGGCGAAAAATGATACGACGAGATGATGATATGGCGCCCAATTATGAAAGATGGTATGAAAGGCACAAAACCGAGGTGGAAAATATATTTTCGCGATATGCCAAGCGCGGCAGAGGCGTATTGTTCATAGAAATCTCTAGAGACAAGGCGCTTGATCTGGACCGGCTATCAAATAACGAAAGGAAATCTTTTCTATGCTAG
- a CDS encoding peptidylprolyl isomerase, whose product MLDLIRRNASSWILKFILGAIVLVFVFWGIGNFRSQRLQTVAQVNGEKITVDEYRSAYSDAVNRYRQMFQGKIPEGLLEKLNIKQQVIDGLIQQALVRQAADKMGIKISNEELQKAIASIPAFQRNGVFNKVIYERTLRSQGMLPASFENKVRDELLAERVVGLLSAGLMVPDDEARDHYMYENQQIDLNYVMVDANECRNEAKATDQDVTTWYNAHKENFRTEPQININYLFFDQEGLLKGISVTDDEEKNYYQEHKAEFVKDKAKPGELLPFDEVKDKIAEKIKAAKAKDLAWKKANEAYNEIVGLGSLAEYAKRHNIKLEATGLFSEKSQPKGLMLGSDAASQLFKLGQGELSSIIETPKGFVIAQIAEKKTSYIMPLDEVKDRVEEAVINKKSKDLCRAKAVKLLDTAKKIGLDQAANEMGLKVLETGFFKRSDITANGKLPMQAAKVGLSLYGDKRLPDDVIDTGDRFYVLSFKDKKDADPNGFEGQKDEIVKQLLSLKQRTLIQDWLANLKARAKIKIYDKAVL is encoded by the coding sequence ATGCTAGATCTTATCAGACGCAATGCCAGCTCCTGGATTTTGAAATTCATCCTTGGGGCCATAGTCCTCGTATTTGTCTTTTGGGGGATTGGGAATTTCCGCTCCCAAAGGTTGCAGACAGTGGCGCAGGTGAACGGTGAAAAGATAACCGTCGATGAATACCGCAGCGCCTATTCCGACGCCGTCAATCGATACAGACAGATGTTCCAGGGAAAGATACCGGAAGGGCTCCTTGAAAAACTAAACATCAAGCAACAGGTCATAGACGGACTCATCCAACAGGCGCTTGTGCGCCAAGCAGCTGATAAAATGGGAATCAAGATAAGTAATGAAGAGCTTCAAAAGGCTATAGCATCCATACCGGCCTTCCAACGAAACGGCGTGTTCAACAAGGTTATATATGAAAGGACGCTGAGGAGCCAGGGGATGCTTCCCGCATCTTTTGAAAACAAAGTAAGGGATGAGCTCCTTGCGGAACGGGTGGTCGGCCTGCTGAGTGCAGGACTTATGGTTCCAGATGATGAGGCAAGAGACCATTACATGTATGAAAACCAACAGATAGACCTTAATTATGTGATGGTGGATGCAAACGAATGTAGAAACGAGGCCAAGGCGACCGATCAGGATGTGACTACATGGTACAATGCACACAAAGAAAATTTCAGGACCGAACCACAGATAAATATAAATTATCTTTTTTTCGATCAAGAAGGGCTCTTGAAGGGCATAAGTGTGACTGATGATGAAGAAAAAAATTATTATCAAGAACATAAAGCTGAATTTGTCAAAGACAAGGCAAAGCCAGGGGAGCTACTGCCATTTGATGAGGTAAAAGATAAAATCGCCGAGAAAATAAAGGCTGCAAAGGCAAAAGACCTTGCATGGAAAAAGGCGAATGAGGCCTACAATGAGATCGTCGGCCTAGGAAGCCTTGCTGAATATGCAAAACGCCATAATATCAAGCTTGAGGCGACGGGCCTCTTTTCTGAAAAATCCCAACCCAAAGGCCTAATGCTTGGATCTGATGCAGCAAGTCAACTGTTTAAACTAGGTCAGGGTGAGCTCAGTTCTATAATAGAAACCCCAAAAGGGTTCGTCATAGCACAGATAGCGGAGAAGAAGACGTCCTACATCATGCCCCTCGACGAGGTGAAAGACAGGGTAGAGGAGGCTGTAATCAACAAAAAATCCAAGGATCTCTGCAGGGCGAAGGCCGTGAAACTGCTCGACACAGCAAAGAAGATCGGCCTTGATCAAGCCGCCAATGAGATGGGCCTCAAGGTGCTTGAGACAGGCTTTTTCAAACGTTCCGACATCACAGCGAACGGAAAACTGCCAATGCAGGCCGCAAAGGTCGGGCTCTCCCTCTACGGAGATAAACGTCTGCCGGATGATGTAATAGACACTGGGGACAGATTTTACGTCTTGTCTTTCAAGGATAAAAAAGATGCGGATCCAAACGGGTTTGAAGGACAAAAAGATGAAATCGTCAAGCAACTACTCTCCCTCAAACAAAGGACACTTATCCAAGACTGGCTTGCCAATCTAAAAGCAAGGGCGAAGATAAAGATATACGACAAGGCTGTTCTTTAA
- a CDS encoding bifunctional homocysteine S-methyltransferase/methylenetetrahydrofolate reductase, translating into MKTPFLQIIRERVVLGDGAIGTYLYEKGVDYGENIDILNLVEPNLIFSVHEDYIRAGAEVIETNTFGANRFKLRPNKGYENRVREVNLAAAALALKAAGKEIYVAGSVGPTGMDFPLDEDITKEDVKAAFFEQIAALLEGGVDLLFIETFIHLDELLIAIEAARDLSSDIPIAAQMVFPTQGKTARGLDAIDCAEAAAEKGISIFGSNCGRGVKATLQAIERLSTLKDRIPLSAFPNAGLPEIIGQRTVYSAQPAYIAKSIVEMIKLGARLVGGCCGTTPAHIHEFKKALHLKKSNASALIPRAIYGGEKGRSTDRKGLGRGGMLESLKPGRIPILVELDPPQHLDAAGTIDGARVLSESGADAITLAEHPLAILRADNLSLAHLIRTETGIQTVVHLTCRDRNVLGLQSQIMGAHLLGIEAILAITGDPASSSDQPGANGVFDLNSIGLIRLINQFNQGYNMAGSPMRKKTNFSIGAAFSYRPSSPGLQIKRLEQKIANGARFVMTQPIFDLADAEAMMEAVAYLGAPIFIGVFPLLSARNADFLHNEIPGITIPSNLRKTLWSYEKIDDQRKAAMEFTETLITKIAPWADGLYIISPLNKWEVSARLVKMIRDANFKGSGRALQQQGPILPPLSA; encoded by the coding sequence ATGAAAACGCCGTTTTTGCAGATCATAAGGGAAAGGGTTGTGCTCGGGGACGGGGCGATCGGTACATATCTCTATGAAAAGGGTGTGGATTATGGTGAAAATATTGACATATTAAACCTAGTTGAACCTAATCTGATATTTTCGGTCCATGAAGATTACATAAGGGCTGGTGCCGAGGTTATCGAGACCAATACATTCGGGGCAAACAGATTCAAGCTAAGGCCGAACAAGGGCTATGAAAACCGCGTCAGGGAGGTCAACCTTGCAGCCGCAGCCCTGGCATTAAAGGCCGCCGGAAAGGAGATATATGTTGCTGGATCCGTGGGCCCTACCGGCATGGATTTCCCTCTTGACGAGGATATAACCAAAGAAGATGTGAAGGCGGCCTTTTTCGAACAGATAGCGGCCCTGCTGGAGGGCGGCGTCGATCTCCTTTTTATCGAGACATTCATCCATCTTGATGAACTCCTGATCGCCATAGAAGCAGCAAGAGACCTCTCAAGCGACATACCGATCGCGGCCCAGATGGTCTTCCCGACCCAGGGAAAGACGGCGCGTGGTCTAGACGCAATAGACTGTGCCGAGGCCGCAGCCGAAAAAGGCATCTCTATCTTTGGATCTAACTGCGGCAGGGGCGTAAAGGCCACACTGCAGGCCATAGAAAGGCTCTCCACCCTTAAAGATCGTATACCTTTGTCCGCATTCCCCAATGCCGGCCTCCCTGAAATCATAGGGCAACGGACCGTCTATTCCGCCCAGCCAGCATATATAGCAAAATCCATCGTCGAGATGATAAAACTCGGCGCAAGACTTGTAGGAGGCTGCTGCGGCACAACGCCCGCCCATATCCATGAGTTTAAAAAGGCCCTTCATCTCAAAAAGAGCAATGCCTCGGCCCTTATCCCGCGGGCGATTTACGGCGGAGAAAAAGGCAGATCAACAGATCGCAAGGGCCTAGGGCGGGGCGGTATGTTGGAAAGTCTGAAGCCAGGCAGGATACCAATCCTGGTTGAACTTGATCCGCCTCAACACCTCGATGCAGCAGGTACAATTGACGGGGCGAGGGTCTTATCCGAATCCGGCGCGGACGCCATAACCCTGGCCGAACATCCCCTTGCAATCTTAAGGGCCGACAACCTCTCTCTGGCGCATCTGATCCGCACTGAAACAGGTATCCAGACAGTAGTACATCTTACCTGCAGAGACAGGAATGTCCTTGGACTGCAGAGCCAAATCATGGGCGCCCATCTCCTCGGTATAGAGGCGATTCTCGCCATAACTGGAGATCCAGCGTCATCCAGCGATCAGCCGGGGGCAAATGGGGTCTTCGACCTGAACTCCATCGGCCTGATAAGGCTTATCAATCAATTCAATCAAGGCTACAATATGGCTGGCAGCCCTATGCGGAAAAAGACAAATTTTTCCATCGGCGCAGCCTTCAGCTACAGACCATCGAGTCCTGGGCTTCAAATAAAGAGGCTGGAACAAAAGATAGCAAATGGCGCTCGTTTTGTAATGACCCAACCGATATTCGACCTAGCCGATGCAGAGGCAATGATGGAGGCGGTGGCCTACCTCGGGGCCCCTATCTTTATAGGCGTGTTTCCCTTGCTCTCAGCCAGAAACGCCGATTTTCTACACAACGAAATACCGGGAATCACCATCCCATCCAATCTCAGAAAAACCTTGTGGAGCTATGAAAAGATCGACGACCAGCGAAAGGCGGCCATGGAATTTACAGAGACCCTTATAACAAAAATTGCGCCATGGGCGGATGGTCTTTACATAATAAGCCCATTAAACAAGTGGGAAGTATCCGCAAGGCTTGTAAAGATGATAAGAGATGCGAATTTCAAGGGAAGCGGTAGGGCCTTACAGCAACAAGGCCCTATCTTGCCACCATTGAGCGCATGA
- the phoU gene encoding phosphate signaling complex protein PhoU — protein MTTRMKRDITAIKNMLLEMSGLVEEAVRSAVLACQKQDVELADKVIDADHEIDKMELDIDNFVLKTLALQQPMAVDLRFLTSAMQIAEQLERVGDHAVNMAEQLVSLIRKSDIIDLSSSALKDMANSAIKMLGSSINAFVYSDSGMAYEVLKKDKEVDDLYALVLKEEIESMGLNKSDIRSGVYHIILALNIERIADLATNIAEDVIFLVEGRLARHGEGLPLSVGGASEGEVGLSEVDAVGTCSAKLGKRREPLECLENHAKQVVQCMEQAVAGVTAYINDDEELFKKAIADVSEIEHAADLIKRNVRAHLPKGIIMPIDKFELFLYLNEQDSIADTAEDVLEWLTYKKMEIPLVLRSGLDDLLNKCLEVTKMLPPIINAARTFFETGDEDVRKHIKENIYKLRVKEHEADLMEHGLKKEVFTLDLDPLQTFYLIKLVELVGKTADRAENAADIMRSMVAR, from the coding sequence ATGACCACACGAATGAAGCGTGACATAACAGCGATTAAAAATATGCTCCTTGAGATGTCAGGTCTTGTGGAAGAGGCTGTGCGTTCAGCGGTTTTGGCCTGCCAGAAACAAGATGTCGAACTTGCAGACAAGGTCATCGATGCTGACCACGAGATCGACAAGATGGAACTTGACATAGACAATTTCGTCCTCAAGACGTTGGCGCTTCAACAGCCTATGGCTGTTGATTTGAGGTTCCTGACGTCGGCCATGCAGATAGCCGAGCAGTTGGAGCGTGTCGGAGATCATGCGGTCAATATGGCCGAGCAGCTTGTATCCCTGATTCGAAAGTCTGATATTATAGATCTTTCCTCTTCAGCCTTGAAGGACATGGCTAATTCAGCGATCAAGATGCTTGGAAGTAGCATCAACGCCTTTGTCTACAGCGATTCGGGCATGGCCTACGAGGTCCTTAAGAAGGACAAGGAGGTCGATGATCTCTACGCCTTGGTCCTTAAGGAAGAGATCGAATCTATGGGCCTGAATAAAAGCGATATAAGGTCTGGCGTCTATCATATAATCCTTGCGCTTAATATCGAAAGGATCGCGGATCTTGCAACTAATATTGCGGAGGACGTGATTTTTCTCGTGGAGGGGAGGCTTGCCCGTCACGGCGAAGGGCTTCCTTTGTCTGTAGGTGGCGCTAGTGAAGGCGAAGTCGGTCTTTCTGAGGTGGATGCGGTAGGCACTTGTTCGGCCAAGCTGGGCAAGAGGCGCGAGCCGCTCGAATGTCTCGAAAACCATGCGAAGCAGGTTGTGCAGTGTATGGAGCAGGCCGTGGCAGGCGTGACGGCCTATATAAATGACGATGAAGAGCTCTTTAAAAAGGCGATCGCGGATGTGAGCGAGATAGAGCATGCAGCCGACCTGATAAAGCGCAATGTGCGGGCCCATCTGCCAAAAGGCATCATTATGCCCATAGATAAGTTTGAACTGTTTCTATATCTTAATGAACAGGATTCCATCGCCGACACGGCTGAAGACGTCCTTGAATGGTTGACATATAAAAAGATGGAAATCCCTTTGGTCTTGCGGAGTGGCCTCGATGACCTCCTGAATAAATGCCTTGAGGTCACAAAGATGCTTCCACCGATTATAAACGCCGCGCGCACGTTTTTTGAGACAGGTGACGAAGATGTCAGGAAGCATATCAAGGAAAACATATATAAATTGAGGGTTAAAGAGCACGAGGCCGATCTCATGGAACATGGGCTTAAAAAAGAGGTCTTTACACTGGATCTGGACCCTCTGCAGACATTCTATCTCATAAAGCTGGTGGAACTTGTCGGCAAGACGGCTGATCGTGCAGAAAACGCCGCCGACATCATGCGCTCAATGGTGGCAAGATAG
- a CDS encoding YraN family protein yields MKTGLRPDSSRDAGILAEKLAADFFIKKGYTVLERNYRVSCGEIDLVLTIGDILVFVEVKARWGRGCGLPQEAVTLRKQRQILKAAQHYLQGRGWLDRDVRFDVLAINFFRDGRSEIEHIICAFDAAAIIKN; encoded by the coding sequence ATGAAGACTGGCTTAAGGCCTGACTCATCGAGGGATGCAGGCATATTGGCAGAGAAGCTTGCTGCGGATTTTTTTATTAAAAAGGGCTATACTGTCCTTGAAAGGAACTATCGCGTCTCCTGTGGAGAGATAGATCTGGTCTTGACCATTGGAGATATTTTGGTATTTGTGGAGGTTAAGGCAAGATGGGGTCGGGGCTGTGGGCTTCCTCAAGAGGCGGTTACACTGCGGAAACAGCGCCAGATTTTAAAGGCGGCTCAACATTACCTCCAGGGACGCGGATGGCTTGACAGGGACGTGCGTTTCGATGTGCTGGCAATCAATTTTTTCAGAGATGGACGGTCTGAGATAGAACATATAATCTGTGCATTTGACGCTGCAGCAATAATAAAGAATTGA